Proteins from a genomic interval of Niabella soli DSM 19437:
- a CDS encoding acyl-CoA dehydrogenase family protein codes for MSVKADLFQSPDYFEVDALFTEEHRMIRDAVRAYVKKEISPIIERYAQEAAFPEQIVKQLGALGCFGPTIPTQYGGGGLDYISYGLMMQELERGDSGVRSTASVQGSLVMYPIYAFGNEAQKQKYLPKLAGGEWLGCFGLTEPDHGSDPSSMNTHFTDAGDHVILNGAKMWISNAPFAQVAVVWAKDEAGIVQGLIVERGMPGFSTPTTHNKWSLRASATGELVFDNVRVPKENILPGVKGMKGPLSCLNKARFGIAWGVIGAAMDCYDTALRYAKERSQFGKPIAGFQLQQKKLAEMITEITKAQLLNWRLGVLMNEGSASPQQVSMAKRNSCAIATQICRDARQILGGMGITGEYPVMRHMMNLESVITYEGTHDIHLLITGMDITGMNAFK; via the coding sequence ATGTCTGTAAAGGCCGATTTATTTCAGAGTCCGGATTATTTTGAAGTGGATGCACTCTTTACGGAGGAGCACCGGATGATCCGTGATGCGGTGCGGGCTTATGTAAAGAAAGAAATTTCCCCGATCATTGAGCGTTACGCGCAAGAGGCCGCTTTTCCGGAGCAGATTGTAAAACAATTGGGAGCGCTGGGATGTTTTGGCCCCACTATTCCCACCCAATATGGCGGTGGAGGCCTGGATTATATCAGCTATGGACTGATGATGCAGGAGCTGGAACGGGGCGATAGCGGTGTTCGCTCCACGGCATCGGTCCAGGGTTCGCTGGTGATGTATCCCATTTATGCTTTCGGAAACGAAGCGCAAAAACAAAAATATTTGCCAAAGCTGGCTGGCGGCGAATGGCTGGGCTGTTTCGGGCTAACGGAGCCCGACCATGGTAGCGACCCCTCCAGTATGAATACCCATTTTACAGATGCCGGGGACCACGTAATTTTAAATGGTGCAAAAATGTGGATCAGCAATGCGCCATTTGCACAGGTTGCCGTGGTATGGGCAAAAGATGAAGCCGGGATCGTGCAGGGGTTGATCGTGGAGCGCGGGATGCCGGGCTTTTCAACGCCCACCACCCATAATAAATGGAGCCTGAGGGCGTCAGCAACCGGCGAGCTGGTTTTTGATAATGTACGGGTGCCCAAAGAAAATATCCTGCCGGGCGTTAAAGGGATGAAAGGGCCGCTGAGCTGTTTAAATAAAGCCCGCTTTGGTATTGCCTGGGGGGTGATCGGCGCGGCAATGGATTGTTATGATACCGCGCTGCGTTATGCAAAAGAACGATCACAGTTTGGAAAACCTATTGCCGGTTTCCAGTTACAACAGAAAAAACTGGCGGAAATGATCACCGAAATTACTAAGGCGCAATTACTGAACTGGCGGCTGGGGGTGCTGATGAACGAGGGCAGCGCTTCTCCGCAGCAGGTGAGCATGGCCAAAAGAAATTCCTGTGCCATTGCCACGCAGATCTGCCGGGACGCGCGCCAGATATTAGGCGGGATGGGCATTACCGGCGAATACCCGGTGATGCGGCATATGATGAACCTGGAAAGTGTGATTACATATGAGGGTACCCATGATATTCATTTGCTGATAACCGGCATGGATATAACAGGGATGAATGCGTTTAAATAA
- a CDS encoding shikimate kinase: MRIYLIGFMGAGKTHWGKQLSKKMELPYYDLDDLVIESEGKPINQIFEENGEEYFRMREKEVLYMITESHPDLLLSCGGGAPCYFNNIDYMNAHGVTVWLNTPFDILLGRLRQQRLHRPLLKDLDDEQLRAYVVKKNNDRRIYYEQAKLKVDDTHIKPEEFVKKIMNA; this comes from the coding sequence ATGCGCATTTATTTGATAGGATTTATGGGAGCGGGCAAAACACATTGGGGAAAACAGCTCAGTAAAAAAATGGAGCTGCCCTATTACGACCTGGACGACCTGGTGATTGAATCGGAAGGGAAACCGATCAATCAGATTTTTGAAGAAAACGGGGAAGAATATTTTCGCATGCGCGAGAAGGAAGTTTTGTACATGATAACCGAGAGCCATCCTGATCTGCTGCTTTCCTGTGGCGGCGGCGCTCCCTGCTATTTCAATAATATCGACTATATGAATGCGCACGGGGTTACAGTATGGCTTAACACGCCTTTTGATATTTTATTGGGCCGCTTGCGCCAGCAGCGGCTGCATCGCCCCTTATTAAAAGATCTGGATGATGAACAATTGAGGGCTTATGTTGTTAAGAAAAACAACGACCGGCGTATTTATTACGAACAGGCAAAGCTAAAAGTGGACGATACCCATATTAAACCCGAGGAGTTTGTAAAAAAAATAATGAATGCATAA
- a CDS encoding DUF423 domain-containing protein → MHKLYLSIGAAVAGIGVILGAFGAHKLKEIAPDTVPTFQTGVQYQMYHAIALLLVAIVYEKFPVKMLSWAGAAFLIGIILFSGSLYALTALKATGKVGLGGVGILTPIGGLFFIAGWVCFLLGVVNNK, encoded by the coding sequence ATGCATAAATTATACCTGAGCATTGGAGCCGCTGTTGCAGGCATTGGCGTTATTTTGGGCGCTTTTGGCGCGCATAAATTAAAAGAAATAGCCCCGGATACCGTGCCTACCTTTCAAACCGGCGTGCAGTACCAGATGTACCATGCTATTGCTTTGCTGCTGGTGGCAATTGTTTATGAAAAGTTCCCTGTAAAAATGTTGTCCTGGGCGGGAGCGGCCTTTTTGATCGGGATCATCCTGTTCTCCGGTTCGCTTTATGCGCTAACGGCGCTGAAAGCCACAGGAAAAGTGGGGTTGGGCGGCGTTGGAATTCTTACTCCTATCGGTGGGCTGTTTTTTATCGCCGGCTGGGTCTGTTTCCTGTTGGGGGTGGTTAATAATAAATGA
- a CDS encoding FtsK/SpoIIIE family DNA translocase — translation MSTKSKSKSKKPTARISTKKPTAGTWKVEKEEKIQLKALAKDERTWKIAGVTFLVVSIFLIISFLSYFFTWKQDFTQLSRGSEILWNSDVKVENLLGKLGGLSAQYFIYRLFGVAAVLICTFFFVIGVNLMWRRKVFSVWRNLKYVTLGMLVVSAILAYLLHDEEFRYGGGVGNVIAHWLVASLGKIGAGAVLALIVIGYFIWQFNPVFSFPKKLKRPVLPADEAAADETMPGEQPVIAVVENATPVDTGTGGAKLVMDTAAEKPKYDIRLINKEPEVHAMEEEEGHERITVLKPTAKRPEPVIETEPEKDAAQELAIPSKIVSKDKPVLDDNLKLEINSGPITPAQPAAPAAEKKKTYEPALNLRSYKKPTTDLLETHGSEKVIQDQNELENNKNQIIQTLRNYDIEIQRISATVGPTVTLYEIVPAAGVRISKIKNLEDDIALSLSALGIRIIAPIPGRGTIGIEVPNARKSIVSMKTLLASDEFTKSTYSLPIALGKRIDNKNFIVDLATMPHLLMAGATGQGKSVGINAILVSLLYSKHPSQLKFVLVDPKKVELSVYSQIVNHFLARLPNEEDAIITDTKKVINTLNALCIEMDTRYDLLKDAGCRNIKEYNAKFTERRLNPEKGHQFMPFIVLVVDEFADLIMTAGKEVEMPIARLAQLARAVGIHLIIATQRPSVNIITGIIKANFPARIAFKVSSKIDSRTILDAGGADQLIGKGDMLISLNGELSRLQCAFVDTPEVDKVVDFIAYQEGYPEPFLLPEYIDEKDLEAGGDFDLDDRDSLFEDAAKLIVANQIGSTSLLQRRMKLGYNRAGRLMDQLEQAGIVGPNQGSKAREVLIKTEAELQQHLDMLG, via the coding sequence ATGTCGACTAAGAGTAAATCGAAGAGTAAAAAACCAACAGCTCGGATCAGTACTAAGAAACCAACCGCCGGAACCTGGAAAGTTGAAAAGGAAGAAAAAATTCAACTGAAGGCATTGGCTAAAGATGAACGCACCTGGAAAATCGCAGGCGTTACTTTCCTGGTAGTTTCTATTTTTCTTATCATATCTTTTTTATCTTATTTTTTTACCTGGAAGCAGGATTTTACTCAATTATCAAGGGGCAGTGAGATCCTTTGGAATTCTGATGTAAAGGTGGAGAACCTGCTGGGGAAACTGGGCGGTCTCTCTGCACAATATTTTATTTACCGGCTATTTGGCGTGGCGGCCGTGTTGATCTGCACTTTCTTTTTTGTAATAGGGGTGAACCTGATGTGGCGACGCAAAGTGTTTTCCGTTTGGCGCAACCTGAAATATGTAACGTTGGGCATGTTGGTAGTATCGGCCATTTTGGCCTACCTGCTGCACGATGAAGAATTCCGTTATGGCGGGGGGGTAGGTAATGTTATAGCGCATTGGCTGGTTGCGTCCCTGGGAAAAATTGGTGCAGGCGCCGTACTGGCACTGATCGTGATCGGGTATTTTATCTGGCAGTTCAATCCCGTTTTCAGCTTTCCTAAAAAATTGAAAAGGCCTGTTCTGCCTGCAGATGAGGCGGCGGCCGATGAAACTATGCCGGGCGAACAGCCGGTTATTGCAGTGGTTGAAAATGCAACACCTGTTGATACGGGCACCGGGGGAGCAAAACTGGTCATGGATACTGCTGCCGAAAAACCGAAATATGATATCAGGCTGATCAATAAGGAGCCGGAAGTGCATGCCATGGAAGAAGAGGAAGGGCATGAACGCATTACCGTATTAAAGCCGACTGCAAAAAGGCCCGAACCGGTTATTGAAACGGAGCCTGAAAAAGATGCTGCACAGGAGTTGGCGATCCCCTCAAAAATAGTGTCGAAAGACAAGCCGGTGTTAGATGATAATCTGAAACTGGAGATCAATTCAGGCCCTATAACCCCCGCTCAACCGGCAGCACCGGCGGCCGAAAAGAAAAAAACTTACGAGCCTGCCCTGAACCTGAGGAGTTACAAGAAGCCTACTACGGATCTGCTGGAAACGCACGGAAGTGAAAAAGTGATACAGGATCAAAACGAGCTGGAAAATAATAAGAACCAGATCATTCAAACCCTGCGCAATTACGATATCGAAATACAACGCATAAGCGCCACCGTTGGACCAACGGTAACGCTTTATGAAATTGTACCTGCCGCCGGGGTGCGTATTTCCAAGATCAAGAACCTGGAAGACGATATTGCCCTGAGCCTGTCGGCGCTTGGTATCCGTATCATCGCACCCATTCCCGGGCGTGGCACCATTGGTATCGAAGTGCCCAATGCCCGGAAGAGCATTGTAAGTATGAAAACCTTGCTGGCTTCGGATGAGTTTACAAAAAGCACTTATTCCTTACCCATTGCGCTGGGAAAGCGGATCGATAATAAAAATTTTATCGTAGATCTGGCTACCATGCCGCACCTGCTGATGGCCGGTGCTACGGGTCAGGGTAAATCAGTTGGTATCAATGCGATCCTGGTATCGCTGCTGTACAGCAAACATCCCTCGCAATTAAAGTTTGTATTGGTGGATCCTAAAAAGGTGGAGCTGAGCGTTTATAGCCAGATCGTAAACCATTTCCTGGCGCGCCTGCCCAACGAAGAAGATGCGATCATTACCGATACTAAAAAAGTGATCAATACACTCAATGCGCTTTGTATTGAAATGGATACCCGTTATGATCTTTTAAAAGACGCAGGCTGCCGGAATATAAAAGAATACAACGCCAAGTTTACGGAACGCAGACTGAACCCTGAAAAGGGGCACCAGTTCATGCCGTTTATTGTATTGGTGGTGGATGAATTTGCAGACCTGATCATGACTGCCGGTAAGGAAGTGGAAATGCCGATTGCACGCCTGGCCCAGTTGGCGCGTGCCGTGGGTATTCACTTGATCATTGCCACGCAACGTCCGTCTGTAAATATCATCACCGGTATTATTAAAGCCAACTTCCCCGCGCGTATCGCATTTAAAGTAAGTAGTAAGATCGATAGCCGTACGATCCTGGATGCCGGCGGTGCCGATCAGTTGATTGGTAAAGGTGATATGCTGATCAGCCTAAACGGCGAGCTCTCCCGTTTACAATGTGCCTTTGTTGATACGCCTGAGGTAGACAAAGTGGTCGACTTTATTGCCTACCAGGAAGGCTATCCCGAACCATTTCTTTTACCGGAGTATATTGATGAAAAAGACCTTGAAGCCGGTGGCGATTTTGATCTGGATGACCGCGATTCCCTTTTTGAAGATGCCGCTAAGCTCATTGTGGCTAACCAGATCGGCTCCACCTCCTTATTGCAGCGAAGAATGAAACTGGGCTATAACCGTGCGGGCCGCCTGATGGACCAGTTGGAACAAGCGGGCATCGTTGGCCCTAATCAGGGCAGTAAGGCCCGGGAGGTGCTCATAAAAACAGAAGCAGAATTGCAGCAGCACCTGGATATGTTAGGGTAA
- a CDS encoding LolA family protein — translation MKKLYVSGALLLATFFSFAQQRDPKAKAILDEVSTKFKTYQTVSANFAYSIQNAQGKVLSKKSGTVNMKGQKFNISFGNNKIISDGTTIWNYDPSSKEVTVNTANKSESTITPQKLFTDFYNKDFMYVMGNDSKIGSKTVTNIIMQPIDKNKPFSRLYLAIDKAAKTVVGTTVVEKGGNRYVYMISSLKPNVPMPDTQFTFDKAKYPGVEVVDLR, via the coding sequence ATGAAGAAGTTATATGTAAGTGGAGCTCTTTTACTGGCAACCTTTTTTTCATTTGCGCAGCAAAGAGATCCAAAGGCGAAGGCAATACTGGATGAAGTGAGCACTAAGTTTAAAACCTACCAAACTGTTTCAGCTAATTTTGCTTATTCCATACAAAATGCGCAGGGAAAAGTATTGTCAAAGAAGAGCGGTACGGTGAATATGAAGGGGCAAAAGTTCAATATATCCTTCGGCAATAATAAGATCATCAGTGATGGTACTACCATCTGGAACTATGACCCCTCCTCAAAAGAAGTAACGGTAAATACTGCAAATAAATCGGAGAGTACCATTACTCCGCAGAAATTGTTTACTGATTTTTATAACAAGGACTTTATGTACGTAATGGGAAATGATTCGAAGATTGGCAGTAAAACCGTTACCAATATCATTATGCAGCCCATCGATAAAAATAAGCCGTTCAGCCGTCTATATCTTGCAATTGATAAGGCCGCCAAAACAGTAGTGGGCACCACAGTGGTTGAAAAAGGCGGTAACCGGTATGTGTATATGATCAGCAGCCTGAAACCAAATGTACCGATGCCGGATACCCAATTCACCTTTGATAAAGCAAAATATCCCGGTGTGGAAGTGGTGGATTTGAGGTAA
- a CDS encoding SDR family oxidoreductase, protein MINFDLNGKVIVVTGGTGILGKAFVDGIAEAGGIPVIMGRNEAVAQEREAAVKAKGGKALALIADVTNEQELLEGRDRVLDAFGTIDGLVNAAGGNMKKAVIQKNMDIFDLDIPALQAVMNLNLFGTILPTQVFGKVLAEKGGGSIVNISSMAAQRAITRVLGYSLAKSAIDNYTKWFSMELGNRYGDAIRMNAIAPGFFLTEQNRELLTNADGSYTERGNLVVQHTPFKRFGHPEELTGALIWLLSDASKFVTGTVVNVDGGFAIFSGV, encoded by the coding sequence ATGATCAATTTTGATTTAAACGGGAAGGTGATTGTAGTAACCGGCGGCACCGGTATTTTAGGTAAAGCCTTTGTGGATGGAATTGCGGAGGCCGGAGGAATACCGGTCATCATGGGTAGAAATGAAGCCGTTGCCCAGGAGCGGGAGGCGGCCGTCAAAGCCAAAGGAGGCAAGGCGCTGGCCCTTATTGCCGATGTAACAAATGAGCAGGAGTTGCTTGAGGGAAGAGACCGGGTACTGGATGCGTTTGGTACCATTGACGGATTGGTGAATGCTGCGGGCGGCAATATGAAAAAAGCGGTTATCCAAAAAAATATGGACATTTTTGACCTGGATATTCCCGCGCTACAGGCGGTAATGAACCTCAACCTGTTTGGAACCATTCTTCCTACCCAGGTTTTTGGAAAAGTGCTTGCAGAAAAAGGCGGCGGCAGCATTGTAAATATTTCTTCCATGGCCGCACAGCGTGCAATTACAAGAGTGCTGGGCTATAGCCTTGCCAAAAGTGCGATTGACAATTATACCAAATGGTTCTCTATGGAGCTGGGCAATCGTTACGGTGATGCGATCCGCATGAACGCTATTGCTCCGGGATTTTTCCTGACGGAACAGAACCGGGAACTGCTTACCAATGCTGACGGATCCTATACAGAGCGGGGCAATTTGGTGGTGCAGCATACACCGTTTAAACGGTTTGGACATCCTGAAGAATTGACTGGCGCACTGATCTGGTTGCTGAGCGATGCCTCAAAATTTGTAACCGGAACCGTAGTAAATGTAGATGGCGGTTTTGCTATTTTCAGCGGGGTATAG
- a CDS encoding glutamine synthetase III family protein, whose amino-acid sequence MSLRFNAIAELHTYNTDVGKITPKITEVFGSHVFNLTTARKFLSDEAYKSLKASINAGQKIDRNVANQIATGMRAWAEAKGVTHYTHWFQPLTGTTAEKHDSFFTLKGDGTPIEEFDGGALIQQEPDASSFPNGGLRATFEARGYTAWDPSSPPFIVEIGYGRTLCIPTIFISYTGESLDYKAPLLKSIDALNKAAVDVCNYFDRNVEKVNATLGWEQEYFVVDEGLFNARPDLVMTGRTVYGHNSAKNQQLEDHYFGAIPERVYAFMRDFENECYKLGIPLRTRHNEVAPAQFECAPIYEEINLAVDHNTLLMDTMSRIAPRHGLRVLFHEKPFAGVNGSGKHNNWSLATDTGVNLLAPGKTPKTNLMFLTFFVNTIKAVHDYADVLRASIASAPNDHRLGANEAPPAIISVFIGEYLTKVLNEVKDRVSDKMDEQDESMLKLDIHKTIPELFQDNTDRNRTSPFAFTGNKFEFRAVGSTANCANPMTVLNTIMAQTLKQFKKEVDALIEKGEKKEIAIMQVIREYIISSEKILFEGDGYSEAWEKEAEKRGLPNLKTTPIALDAMVSEKNTKLFVSNGIYSHAELEARHEIELEKYIKKVQIEGRIMGEMATSLILPPAIRYQTLLSQNIRGLKEAGLPESAYASQKQILNKISEHINKAGDLVEKMIEARKICNAIEDTRTKAIAYESQVKAAFFDQIRYHVDKLELLVDDKEWYLSKYRELLFMR is encoded by the coding sequence ATGTCATTAAGATTTAACGCAATCGCCGAGTTGCACACATACAATACCGATGTGGGCAAAATCACTCCAAAGATTACCGAAGTTTTCGGATCGCATGTTTTTAATCTGACAACTGCCAGGAAGTTTTTAAGCGATGAAGCTTATAAAAGTTTAAAAGCCTCCATTAATGCCGGTCAGAAAATTGACCGCAATGTGGCCAACCAGATCGCTACAGGCATGCGCGCCTGGGCAGAAGCGAAAGGGGTAACACACTATACCCACTGGTTTCAACCCTTAACCGGAACCACTGCCGAAAAGCATGATTCGTTCTTTACCTTAAAAGGCGATGGCACCCCTATCGAAGAATTTGACGGCGGAGCGTTAATTCAGCAAGAGCCCGATGCCTCTTCCTTCCCCAATGGCGGATTAAGAGCCACCTTTGAAGCACGCGGCTATACCGCATGGGACCCTTCGTCGCCCCCCTTCATTGTGGAAATCGGCTACGGACGCACCCTCTGCATCCCCACTATTTTTATATCCTACACCGGTGAATCATTAGATTATAAAGCGCCACTCTTAAAGTCCATCGACGCCTTAAATAAAGCAGCAGTAGATGTTTGCAATTATTTCGACCGCAATGTTGAAAAAGTTAACGCTACCCTGGGCTGGGAACAGGAATATTTTGTTGTAGATGAAGGACTGTTTAATGCACGTCCGGACCTGGTAATGACCGGCAGAACGGTTTACGGGCACAATTCTGCTAAAAACCAGCAGTTGGAAGATCACTATTTTGGCGCTATCCCTGAAAGGGTTTATGCTTTTATGCGTGATTTTGAAAACGAATGTTACAAACTGGGCATTCCTTTGCGTACACGGCATAACGAGGTGGCGCCCGCACAATTTGAGTGCGCCCCTATTTATGAAGAGATCAATTTAGCAGTGGATCATAACACGCTGCTGATGGACACTATGAGCCGCATTGCGCCCCGTCACGGCCTGCGCGTGCTGTTTCATGAAAAACCATTTGCGGGGGTGAACGGAAGTGGCAAGCATAATAACTGGAGCCTGGCAACCGATACGGGTGTGAATCTTTTAGCGCCCGGCAAAACGCCCAAGACCAATTTAATGTTCCTTACTTTCTTTGTAAATACCATTAAAGCGGTTCATGATTATGCTGATGTTTTACGAGCATCCATCGCTTCTGCCCCTAACGATCACCGTTTGGGCGCCAATGAAGCGCCGCCCGCAATTATTTCCGTGTTTATTGGGGAATATCTTACCAAGGTGCTGAACGAGGTGAAAGACCGCGTATCCGACAAAATGGATGAGCAGGATGAAAGCATGCTGAAACTGGATATTCATAAAACTATTCCGGAATTATTCCAGGACAATACTGACCGTAACCGTACCTCTCCTTTTGCGTTTACCGGTAATAAATTCGAATTCAGAGCGGTGGGTTCTACTGCCAACTGTGCTAACCCGATGACGGTTTTAAACACCATCATGGCACAAACCTTAAAGCAGTTTAAAAAAGAAGTAGACGCGCTGATCGAAAAAGGCGAAAAGAAAGAGATCGCGATCATGCAGGTGATCCGCGAATATATCATCTCCAGCGAAAAGATCCTTTTTGAAGGCGATGGCTATAGCGAAGCCTGGGAAAAAGAAGCAGAAAAACGCGGCCTGCCCAATTTAAAGACCACCCCGATTGCACTGGATGCAATGGTGAGTGAGAAAAATACAAAGCTGTTTGTTAGCAACGGTATTTACTCCCACGCAGAATTGGAAGCAAGACACGAGATTGAGCTGGAAAAATATATCAAAAAAGTGCAGATCGAAGGCCGTATCATGGGCGAAATGGCCACCAGCCTCATTCTTCCCCCGGCGATCCGTTACCAGACATTGCTAAGCCAGAATATCCGCGGGCTGAAAGAAGCCGGATTGCCTGAATCAGCTTATGCCAGTCAGAAACAGATCCTGAACAAAATTTCCGAGCACATCAATAAAGCCGGTGATCTGGTAGAGAAAATGATCGAAGCCAGGAAGATCTGCAACGCTATTGAGGATACCCGCACAAAGGCCATCGCTTATGAAAGCCAGGTAAAAGCGGCGTTCTTCGATCAGATCCGTTACCATGTTGACAAACTGGAATTACTGGTTGACGACAAGGAATGGTATCTGTCTAAGTACAGAGAGCTGTTATTTATGCGTTAG